From a region of the Halobacteriovorax sp. HLS genome:
- a CDS encoding MAPEG family protein: MNFNQTLIFFPCLVLILLTGLVLLTMFIRRVKSIKAKEVDVRYYKTYNTEAREPNLIVQASRNFSNLQESPTLFYFLCAFALSAKVVDQTLLFIAWTYVATRILHTANHITVNKVTPRLVAYALSWVLLIIMAFKVALSL, encoded by the coding sequence ATGAACTTCAATCAAACACTTATTTTCTTTCCATGTCTTGTTCTAATTCTTTTAACTGGGCTTGTACTACTTACAATGTTTATTAGAAGAGTAAAGTCTATCAAAGCTAAAGAAGTAGATGTCAGATACTATAAAACCTATAATACAGAAGCTAGAGAGCCAAATCTCATCGTTCAAGCTTCTAGAAATTTTTCTAACTTACAAGAGAGTCCTACTCTTTTTTACTTTCTATGTGCCTTTGCACTAAGTGCAAAAGTTGTAGATCAAACTCTTCTCTTTATTGCGTGGACCTATGTTGCTACAAGAATACTACATACTGCCAATCACATTACAGTGAACAAAGTCACACCTAGGCTTGTGGCCTATGCTCTAAGTTGGGTCTTATTGATCATAATGGCCTTCAAAGTTGCACTATCCCTTTAA
- a CDS encoding HD domain-containing protein, with the protein MKDLVYWENEIVNYLRGLEFSDSSHDLAHFKRVWHMAKSFSDDGADLLVILAASYFHDLVSYPKNHPDRALSSRHAADKAVEILEQMSFPKDKLGDVAHAIEAHSYSANIRPLTHEAMVVQDADRMESLGCIGIARTFYVSGLMKGSLFNSQDPFAQNRSLDDKNFAVDHFYTKLLKLEETILTSKARALAKKRSDTLRLFLNQLKEELLV; encoded by the coding sequence ATGAAAGATTTAGTTTACTGGGAAAATGAAATAGTCAACTACCTCAGAGGTTTAGAGTTTAGTGACTCTTCCCACGATTTAGCTCACTTTAAAAGAGTTTGGCATATGGCCAAGAGCTTTAGCGATGATGGTGCCGATCTTCTAGTTATTCTCGCTGCAAGTTATTTTCACGACCTTGTAAGTTACCCTAAGAATCATCCTGACCGTGCCCTCAGCTCTAGACATGCTGCAGACAAAGCAGTTGAAATCTTAGAACAGATGAGTTTTCCAAAAGATAAACTTGGGGACGTCGCTCACGCAATTGAGGCCCATTCCTATAGTGCAAATATTCGACCTTTAACTCATGAGGCGATGGTCGTGCAAGATGCTGATAGAATGGAGTCTCTTGGATGCATTGGTATCGCTAGGACATTCTATGTCTCGGGACTTATGAAGGGGAGTTTATTCAATTCGCAAGACCCTTTTGCGCAGAATAGAAGTCTTGATGATAAGAATTTTGCAGTTGATCACTTCTATACTAAACTACTAAAACTAGAAGAAACTATTTTAACATCAAAAGCAAGAGCGCTTGCAAAGAAGCGCTCAGATACTTTAAGACTATTTTTAAATCAACTGAAAGAAGAGCTTCTAGTCTAG
- a CDS encoding HIT domain-containing protein — translation MKINERLVNDSEHIANLCLSELRLIRDGELDWFMLIPLKDGLTEWFELSHEDQCKLSEEITLVSKLLKSEDITKVNVGSLGNVVSQLHIHIIGRKSSDRAWPNAVWGTQSPNPFNMERVEYWREKFSKEL, via the coding sequence ATGAAGATCAATGAAAGATTGGTTAATGATTCTGAGCATATAGCAAACCTGTGTCTGAGTGAACTTAGGCTCATTCGTGACGGTGAGCTCGATTGGTTTATGTTGATTCCTTTAAAAGATGGACTTACTGAATGGTTTGAACTTTCTCACGAGGATCAATGCAAGTTGAGCGAGGAAATTACTCTAGTATCTAAGCTTTTAAAAAGTGAAGATATAACGAAGGTAAATGTAGGTAGCTTGGGAAATGTCGTATCACAACTACACATTCATATTATTGGGAGAAAGAGTTCTGACCGAGCGTGGCCGAATGCTGTATGGGGAACTCAATCTCCGAACCCTTTCAATATGGAAAGGGTAGAGTATTGGAGAGAAAAATTTAGTAAAGAGCTTTAA
- a CDS encoding 3'-5' exonuclease codes for MKYKMKISKDEINELPTMTFPGKIHLITTKQDALEAAKALAKHKVLGFDTETRPSFKKGEYYDISLLQLATQSDAYLFRMNLHTLPQEIIDLLADPTVIKAGVAVRDDIKGIQKLYPFDDNSFIDLATIAKEKQFKNFGLRALCAIFLEQRLSKRAKITNWEQEKLTKAQIHYAACDAWAGYRLYNIMSEL; via the coding sequence ATGAAATATAAAATGAAAATATCTAAAGATGAAATCAATGAATTACCGACAATGACTTTTCCGGGAAAGATTCATTTAATCACAACAAAGCAAGATGCTCTTGAAGCGGCAAAAGCACTTGCCAAGCATAAAGTCTTAGGCTTTGACACTGAAACACGTCCAAGCTTTAAAAAGGGAGAATACTACGATATTTCTCTACTTCAATTGGCCACGCAATCAGATGCTTATCTTTTTAGAATGAATCTTCACACACTTCCTCAGGAAATTATTGATCTCTTAGCAGATCCTACCGTTATTAAGGCAGGTGTCGCAGTTAGAGATGATATTAAAGGAATTCAGAAGCTATATCCGTTCGATGATAATTCATTCATTGATCTCGCAACAATTGCCAAAGAAAAACAATTTAAGAACTTTGGATTGCGAGCACTATGTGCAATTTTCTTAGAACAACGACTATCTAAGCGGGCCAAGATAACAAATTGGGAACAGGAAAAGCTCACAAAGGCACAGATTCACTATGCCGCATGTGATGCATGGGCCGGTTATCGACTATATAATATAATGAGCGAACTCTAA
- a CDS encoding HD-GYP domain-containing protein, which translates to MSKAEQSHVAVPLSKFYPDVVLCCDIYLLINQKFIKYKNTGEVISAAKYDQFLSSDIQEIYILIKDIEIFMEWLKTKKEESVQETIQKVGVENTELALAREEMKETVYQVFAGKKMDAALVEHLQNNVESFINKAKNLDESKVVLAKLTKRSQTIADHSVNTANLSIYLAMVLGHGEPEKLRTIYMSALLHDYGKVKIPDNVLENPQSNLYKQAMEFHPIKGASAIREMSFINSEVASIVEQHHEQFNGKGYPHGLKGEEISVFSQLISLANIFDNSCTENSQKSEKEMFKMAIKVIEYDRGKNFNPEMVERCTDGLKLVHIL; encoded by the coding sequence ATGAGTAAAGCTGAACAGAGTCATGTAGCCGTCCCATTGTCTAAATTCTATCCAGATGTTGTATTATGCTGTGACATTTACTTGCTTATTAATCAGAAGTTTATAAAGTATAAAAATACAGGCGAAGTAATAAGTGCAGCAAAGTATGATCAATTTCTAAGTAGCGATATTCAAGAAATCTATATCCTAATCAAAGATATTGAAATTTTTATGGAGTGGCTAAAGACCAAGAAAGAAGAGTCTGTCCAAGAAACAATTCAAAAAGTTGGTGTAGAAAATACTGAATTGGCCTTAGCAAGGGAAGAAATGAAAGAGACCGTCTATCAAGTCTTTGCTGGTAAGAAAATGGATGCTGCACTTGTTGAACATTTACAAAATAACGTTGAAAGCTTCATCAATAAGGCCAAGAATCTAGATGAATCAAAAGTTGTCCTTGCAAAACTTACAAAGAGAAGTCAGACCATAGCAGATCACAGCGTTAATACTGCGAATTTATCTATCTACCTAGCAATGGTCTTAGGTCACGGCGAGCCAGAAAAATTAAGAACTATATATATGAGCGCACTATTGCATGATTATGGAAAGGTTAAAATCCCAGACAATGTCCTTGAAAATCCTCAGAGCAATCTTTACAAACAGGCCATGGAATTTCACCCTATAAAAGGTGCATCAGCAATTCGAGAGATGAGTTTCATAAATTCAGAAGTTGCCTCAATAGTAGAGCAACATCACGAGCAATTTAATGGAAAAGGATATCCTCATGGATTAAAAGGTGAAGAAATATCAGTGTTTTCTCAACTTATTTCCCTTGCAAATATATTTGATAATTCATGCACTGAAAATTCACAAAAGTCAGAAAAAGAAATGTTTAAAATGGCAATTAAAGTCATTGAATACGATAGAGGAAAGAACTTTAACCCTGAAATGGTTGAAAGGTGTACAGATGGACTAAAGTTAGTTCATATTCTCTAA
- a CDS encoding DUF5718 family protein encodes MSYENYFGIGVAGNFTGHLEQANEAKDFEEIKVSDANQPKAIFPFYMPKLEGSFLSIYPLSSNSIALPTEAFDVQIEPEVALICDVKYVDGKVSVLKPTHFSAYNDCSIRRADAKKISHKKNWGSNTKGISSDLIAIDSYDSKGILENFSIASFHESDNKIHQYGETSEVASYSYKNEQLLDWIIDRLNHQEDIGPAENLSKYLSESDFPQKCIISIGATRYTSYGESNFLKKGDKSIVAVFDHRVLTIDDVLQSIQSRDYDKTQLSLLIQNII; translated from the coding sequence ATGAGTTATGAAAACTACTTTGGCATTGGTGTTGCGGGAAATTTTACGGGTCATCTTGAACAGGCCAATGAGGCAAAAGACTTTGAAGAAATTAAGGTTTCTGATGCAAACCAGCCAAAGGCCATCTTTCCATTTTATATGCCAAAGTTAGAGGGAAGCTTCTTAAGTATATATCCTCTCAGCTCTAATTCAATTGCTCTTCCTACAGAAGCTTTTGATGTTCAAATTGAGCCAGAAGTTGCTCTTATATGCGATGTTAAATATGTAGATGGTAAAGTAAGTGTGCTAAAGCCTACACATTTTAGTGCTTATAATGACTGCTCAATTCGAAGAGCTGATGCAAAGAAAATTAGCCATAAGAAAAATTGGGGAAGTAATACGAAAGGAATTAGTTCTGATCTGATTGCTATTGATAGTTATGACTCTAAAGGAATTTTGGAGAATTTTTCAATAGCCAGCTTCCACGAGAGCGACAACAAAATACATCAATATGGTGAAACTAGTGAAGTTGCAAGTTATAGTTATAAGAATGAGCAACTGCTTGATTGGATTATTGATAGATTAAATCATCAAGAAGATATTGGACCTGCTGAAAATCTCTCTAAGTATTTAAGTGAAAGTGACTTTCCACAGAAATGTATTATTAGTATTGGTGCGACAAGGTATACAAGCTATGGAGAGTCAAACTTTCTTAAAAAGGGTGATAAGAGTATTGTCGCGGTTTTTGATCATAGAGTTCTAACTATTGATGATGTTCTGCAATCTATTCAAAGTAGAGATTATGATAAGACTCAATTATCTCTTCTAATTCAGAACATTATTTGA
- a CDS encoding CDP-alcohol phosphatidyltransferase family protein yields the protein MQRRPLKTRSAKWAQSMAKKLAGLGITPNQISLLSVFFAALAAISFYYSKDSNSIVALFLAALFIQLRLICNLMDGMVAVEHNKKTVLGDIFNDVPDRFADFFIIVGAGYAVSDHFLALPLAYTGGAVAILTAYIRVLGASLKSPNYFSGIMAKPQRMAILTVSALVNIVLVKFDITFNLLYISLWIIVVGGLVTCFTRLAKIVKDLKGTQQC from the coding sequence ATGCAAAGACGACCACTCAAAACAAGAAGTGCTAAATGGGCCCAATCAATGGCAAAGAAATTGGCGGGGCTTGGTATTACACCAAATCAAATATCACTTCTAAGTGTTTTCTTTGCAGCATTAGCTGCGATATCTTTCTACTATTCTAAAGACTCTAACTCTATTGTAGCTCTTTTTTTAGCCGCCCTTTTTATTCAGCTTAGACTTATTTGCAACCTAATGGATGGAATGGTTGCAGTTGAACATAATAAGAAAACTGTCTTAGGAGATATCTTTAACGACGTACCTGATAGATTTGCAGATTTTTTTATAATCGTTGGTGCAGGATATGCAGTTAGTGATCACTTCTTGGCACTACCACTGGCCTATACAGGAGGAGCAGTAGCGATACTTACTGCTTATATTAGAGTTCTTGGAGCATCATTAAAGTCCCCTAACTACTTTAGTGGAATAATGGCAAAGCCTCAAAGAATGGCAATATTAACAGTCAGTGCACTTGTAAATATAGTATTAGTTAAGTTTGATATCACCTTTAATCTTTTGTACATCTCATTATGGATTATAGTTGTTGGAGGGCTAGTTACCTGTTTTACGAGACTAGCTAAAATAGTCAAAGACTTAAAAGGTACTCAGCAATGTTAG
- a CDS encoding M14 family zinc carboxypeptidase: MKKILLCLFITQSLYAVCVHETKISGVNLLSTFQTMDLDNTYYQQSDGSYQQLKDIKVISPSTIYHLQKNQPQIKKDYDDRYVQYYRYERIQTYIEEKKEILEQLGYVVEIVGKSIQGRSLYSIYPKEIEEKKKTILMFGRHHGDEGTANWIIEGFLNNFLSDSSANNSFQLILYPMVNPDGAENRVRYNKRGRDLNRVWDVSSSRSKDEVGQIHTHLNRIFLNDHKPIIALDMHGSFTEDFIYRVKKSFKGEEFFNTQQSFIDTLGRFDRFQDGNFQLSNGHHKMARIMLVREFGINALTHETQRDISLSANRSIQDLKQQGLDVLESIKALY, translated from the coding sequence ATGAAAAAAATTCTTCTATGCCTATTTATTACTCAATCACTCTATGCCGTCTGTGTTCATGAAACAAAAATTTCGGGAGTGAACCTACTTTCAACATTTCAAACAATGGACTTAGATAATACTTATTATCAACAAAGTGATGGTTCCTATCAACAATTAAAGGACATAAAAGTTATAAGTCCAAGCACTATTTATCATCTTCAAAAAAATCAACCGCAAATAAAGAAAGACTACGACGATAGGTATGTTCAATATTATAGATATGAAAGAATACAGACTTATATCGAAGAGAAAAAAGAAATTTTAGAACAACTAGGTTACGTTGTCGAAATTGTAGGAAAAAGTATTCAAGGAAGAAGTCTCTACTCAATCTACCCAAAAGAAATTGAAGAAAAGAAAAAAACAATCCTTATGTTTGGTCGTCATCATGGAGATGAAGGAACTGCAAATTGGATCATTGAAGGTTTTCTAAATAACTTCCTTAGTGACTCTTCTGCAAATAACTCTTTCCAGTTAATTCTCTATCCAATGGTCAATCCAGATGGAGCTGAAAATAGAGTTCGCTATAATAAAAGAGGAAGAGATCTCAACAGAGTCTGGGACGTATCTTCGTCAAGATCTAAAGATGAAGTAGGACAGATTCATACACACCTTAACAGAATTTTTCTAAATGATCATAAACCTATTATAGCTCTAGATATGCATGGCTCATTTACCGAAGACTTTATTTATAGAGTAAAGAAAAGTTTTAAAGGAGAAGAGTTTTTTAATACTCAGCAGTCCTTCATAGACACATTAGGAAGATTTGATCGATTCCAGGATGGTAATTTTCAACTCTCCAATGGTCATCACAAAATGGCAAGAATTATGCTTGTAAGAGAATTTGGTATTAATGCTCTTACACATGAAACTCAAAGAGATATTTCACTAAGTGCAAATAGATCAATTCAAGACCTTAAACAGCAAGGCCTTGATGTTTTAGAGAGCATTAAAGCTCTTTACTAA
- a CDS encoding DUF5690 family protein yields the protein MSKKSKLTSWLESAHPFVFNSYAIVAAFCAYFSMYAFRKPFSVGRFDGTVEILDLIVDYKVILIISQVLGYTLSKFIGIKVVSETSGSKRGLTLILLIAFAELTLLGFGVLPKPWGIICLFLNGLPLGMVWGMVFGFLEGRKTSELLGAGMSASYILASGVVKTVGKVNLDNGVSEQWMPFVTGLMFMPLFLFAVYLLTKLPKPTKEDIALKVKRAPMDGSERWRFFKTYAKGLVPLTVLYMLLTAYRDFRDNFAREIWDALGFQGKASIYSLSELPIIIIVLISLGLLFLIKDNKKAMRFIHYIMITGTVIIGASTFAFQLELISPVAWMILVGLGLYLGYVPYGCVLFDRLIAAVGFVGTAGFMIYMTDAFGYLGSVALMLFKNFGNPDISWLNFFIKLSYATSIICTFCFALSYIYFEYKVSRRKDNDEDPQVETKNNEVLV from the coding sequence GTGAGCAAGAAGTCTAAATTAACCTCATGGTTAGAAAGTGCACATCCGTTTGTTTTTAATAGTTACGCAATTGTTGCGGCCTTTTGCGCCTACTTCTCAATGTATGCGTTTAGAAAACCATTCTCAGTAGGGAGATTTGACGGAACTGTAGAGATACTAGACTTAATTGTAGATTATAAAGTTATCCTTATTATCTCTCAGGTATTAGGTTATACACTATCAAAATTTATAGGAATCAAGGTCGTATCTGAAACAAGTGGTTCTAAAAGAGGTCTCACACTCATTTTACTTATAGCATTTGCGGAATTAACTTTATTAGGTTTTGGTGTTCTTCCTAAACCTTGGGGAATAATCTGTCTCTTTCTTAATGGATTACCACTAGGTATGGTTTGGGGAATGGTCTTTGGATTTTTAGAAGGTAGGAAAACTTCCGAACTTCTCGGTGCAGGAATGTCTGCTTCTTATATCCTTGCGAGTGGAGTTGTTAAAACAGTTGGAAAAGTAAATCTAGACAATGGTGTTAGTGAACAGTGGATGCCTTTTGTAACAGGTCTAATGTTCATGCCACTGTTTCTATTTGCAGTATATCTATTAACAAAACTTCCTAAACCGACAAAGGAAGATATCGCACTAAAAGTAAAAAGAGCACCGATGGATGGATCAGAGAGGTGGAGATTTTTTAAGACTTATGCCAAAGGTCTGGTTCCTCTAACAGTTCTTTATATGCTTCTAACTGCCTATAGAGACTTTAGAGATAATTTTGCAAGAGAGATATGGGATGCTCTTGGTTTTCAAGGTAAGGCCTCAATTTACTCTTTAAGTGAGCTTCCAATTATTATTATAGTCCTTATTAGTCTAGGTCTTCTATTTCTCATCAAAGACAATAAGAAAGCGATGCGTTTTATACATTATATAATGATCACGGGAACAGTAATTATAGGTGCCAGTACTTTTGCATTTCAACTTGAATTAATTTCTCCAGTAGCATGGATGATTCTAGTAGGACTCGGTTTATATCTTGGATATGTTCCGTATGGTTGCGTTCTATTTGATAGGCTTATAGCAGCGGTTGGTTTTGTTGGAACAGCAGGTTTTATGATTTACATGACAGATGCTTTTGGTTACTTAGGAAGCGTCGCTTTAATGTTATTTAAGAATTTTGGTAATCCTGATATTTCTTGGTTGAATTTTTTCATAAAATTAAGCTACGCAACGTCGATTATCTGTACATTCTGCTTTGCTCTTTCTTATATATATTTTGAATATAAAGTATCTAGAAGAAAAGATAATGATGAAGATCCGCAAGTAGAAACTAAGAATAATGAAGTATTAGTATAA
- a CDS encoding outer membrane beta-barrel protein, with protein sequence MNYILALLLLVISTSSAAKLRAFNDKSPREKSAELALGFRKLGEYKFSGKQSGTLNAQSSYGFVFEGGYNYTQNWYFGGFFALTSSDYQADVVREDGSPDTVYSSLSYFDLQLVTRFNMLRTSLTPYIEAGLGMTSIDSGVASGKIVETCWYDPLFDRYICGYRQPNKSVTDLSATVGIGVRYETTNKSFIKLSTNYRLINYTKTKERPLLGDISFSIGMLVD encoded by the coding sequence ATGAATTATATACTAGCACTACTTTTACTCGTAATTTCAACATCTTCTGCTGCTAAGCTAAGAGCTTTTAATGATAAAAGTCCTAGAGAGAAGTCAGCAGAGTTAGCACTTGGCTTTAGAAAGTTAGGTGAATACAAATTCTCGGGAAAGCAATCCGGAACTTTAAATGCACAATCGAGTTATGGCTTTGTATTTGAGGGTGGATATAACTATACACAAAATTGGTACTTTGGAGGTTTTTTCGCTCTAACGAGCTCTGATTATCAGGCCGACGTTGTGCGTGAGGACGGTTCTCCAGACACTGTATATTCTTCTCTAAGCTACTTCGATCTCCAACTTGTGACTAGATTCAATATGCTTCGTACTTCGCTTACTCCTTATATTGAAGCAGGCTTGGGTATGACGAGTATCGATAGTGGAGTTGCCAGTGGAAAGATTGTTGAGACCTGCTGGTATGACCCTCTTTTTGATAGATATATCTGTGGTTATAGACAACCAAATAAGTCTGTAACAGATCTATCGGCCACTGTTGGTATTGGGGTGAGATACGAGACGACTAATAAAAGTTTTATAAAGCTCTCTACAAATTACAGATTAATTAATTATACTAAGACAAAGGAGAGACCTCTACTTGGAGATATCTCCTTCTCTATAGGAATGTTAGTCGATTAG
- a CDS encoding CBS domain-containing protein, translating into MQVKEIMTKNVIAAYPWSTVKEAAKIMLDNNIGGLPIIDEEQNIVGILTESDFIGRKVNVPHAMVSLTKLLGQTHYKADIESIFNKAKNFKVENVMNKKIFSLPPTASLSDANESMVRNKVSRLPIINNGKLVGIITKRDILRNFSGALLSATERANTNLSPAFNYGA; encoded by the coding sequence ATGCAAGTAAAAGAAATTATGACAAAGAATGTAATTGCAGCTTATCCATGGTCAACAGTAAAAGAAGCAGCAAAAATAATGCTAGATAATAATATTGGAGGACTTCCAATTATAGATGAAGAGCAGAATATTGTAGGGATTCTAACAGAATCAGACTTTATCGGTAGAAAAGTAAATGTCCCTCACGCCATGGTTTCTTTGACTAAGCTTCTTGGGCAAACACACTACAAGGCCGATATTGAATCCATATTTAATAAGGCCAAGAACTTTAAAGTAGAAAATGTGATGAATAAGAAAATTTTCTCACTACCTCCTACTGCTTCACTAAGTGACGCTAATGAGTCAATGGTAAGAAATAAAGTTTCTAGACTACCTATTATTAATAATGGAAAGCTCGTTGGGATAATAACTAAAAGAGATATTCTAAGAAATTTCTCTGGAGCCCTTCTTAGTGCAACAGAAAGAGCGAATACTAATTTAAGTCCAGCATTTAATTATGGAGCATAG
- a CDS encoding MipA/OmpV family protein, whose amino-acid sequence MKILLLLLLFITPALAKNKFNFGVGAGISYANNFVKNDSSKKIKNGKYGGTAFPAISFEYGKFAIRGLGARYSFFGNKSLFDFKLNLRYFGPEYVNQYVSKRGPSFFGGASIRLLILNLRYNTDISSKSNGSIFDAYLIFPFKLTNWWIFMPRIGVEKFSENFMNHYYGIAPHEAVEFSPYSFSESTSMVPAITLGNMFLPTDWLAIRFMLTYRNLPPEVTNSPIVNGNDQFSSVFLFVVTI is encoded by the coding sequence ATGAAAATTCTTCTATTACTTCTTCTATTTATAACTCCAGCTCTTGCAAAGAATAAATTTAACTTTGGAGTTGGCGCTGGCATAAGCTATGCAAATAATTTTGTAAAGAATGACTCTTCAAAAAAGATTAAAAATGGAAAATACGGAGGAACTGCCTTCCCAGCTATATCCTTCGAATATGGAAAGTTTGCAATTCGAGGTTTAGGGGCACGTTATAGCTTCTTTGGAAATAAGTCTCTATTCGATTTCAAATTAAACCTACGTTACTTTGGTCCAGAGTATGTTAATCAGTATGTAAGTAAAAGAGGTCCCAGCTTCTTTGGCGGAGCCAGTATAAGACTACTTATTCTAAACTTACGCTACAATACTGATATTAGTTCAAAAAGTAATGGCTCTATCTTTGATGCATATTTAATATTCCCTTTCAAACTTACAAATTGGTGGATCTTCATGCCAAGAATTGGCGTTGAGAAATTTAGTGAGAACTTTATGAATCACTATTACGGAATTGCTCCACATGAGGCAGTGGAATTTTCTCCCTATAGCTTTAGTGAGTCAACAAGTATGGTGCCTGCAATAACTCTGGGGAATATGTTCTTACCTACTGATTGGCTGGCAATAAGATTCATGCTTACTTATAGAAACTTGCCCCCAGAAGTCACAAATTCTCCAATAGTAAACGGCAATGATCAATTCTCATCAGTTTTTTTATTTGTCGTAACAATTTAA
- a CDS encoding 1-acyl-sn-glycerol-3-phosphate acyltransferase yields the protein MIENTNQFELKDYISNITSALFIHYRRFLLFLIYRLGMRTFLKMFIGTTFSSNEAIRNEKQYIIVANHNSHVDTMAILSSLPTKSLPYVHPVAAGDYFGKTSVTSLFFKVMVNTKLINRENGGRETINSIDRMLKRGRSIIIFPEGSRGEAGVLQDFKKGVAILLKNNPQIPYIPIYLDGLDKVMPKGDGMPIPYNSNVQIGKATRVNANDSIEKILLDMKNNIVNLK from the coding sequence GTGATTGAAAATACTAATCAATTTGAATTGAAGGATTATATCTCTAATATAACCTCAGCACTATTTATTCATTATAGAAGATTTCTACTATTTTTAATTTATAGATTAGGAATGAGAACCTTTTTAAAAATGTTTATTGGTACTACTTTCTCTAGTAATGAAGCCATAAGAAATGAAAAGCAGTACATAATTGTCGCAAATCATAATTCTCATGTTGATACAATGGCCATCTTATCCTCTTTACCAACAAAGTCTCTGCCATATGTACACCCGGTTGCAGCAGGAGACTACTTTGGAAAAACCAGTGTAACATCTTTATTTTTTAAAGTTATGGTTAATACAAAGCTTATAAATAGAGAAAATGGAGGTAGAGAAACCATTAATAGCATCGATAGAATGTTAAAACGTGGTCGCTCTATAATCATATTTCCCGAAGGCTCTAGAGGTGAAGCAGGAGTCCTACAAGACTTTAAAAAAGGAGTGGCCATTCTACTAAAGAATAATCCTCAAATACCATACATACCAATTTATCTAGATGGTCTTGATAAAGTTATGCCTAAGGGCGATGGGATGCCAATCCCTTATAATTCAAATGTTCAAATAGGAAAAGCAACTAGAGTTAATGCAAATGACAGTATAGAGAAAATTCTATTAGATATGAAAAACAATATTGTGAATTTAAAGTAA
- a CDS encoding phosphatidate cytidylyltransferase: MLEKLFPNGLLTNEVTTVLGVILSLLTFFTVLFFVWEKVNPKAKLEELKKRTNSWWIIFTIFTVTMFINKAVAVCGLAYLSFLALRELTSSLDLRLSDRRMLLWCYIAIPIQFYLAYQNNYGLFIIFIPVIIFLILPFRAVITGDTVNVTRSFSIIQWSLMLTVFSISHIAFLLNKSPLPGFSAGNGGLLLYLIFLTQFNDVLQFIWGKTLGKKKILPKVSPNKTWEGFLGGVFSTTILAYLLKFLTPLNSQQALIMGFMIAVTGFCGDVVVSSIKRDYGIKDMGNTIPGHGGIMDRIDSLTYTSLVFMHLIHFFCWE; the protein is encoded by the coding sequence ATGTTAGAAAAACTATTTCCAAATGGACTACTCACAAATGAAGTAACGACTGTACTCGGCGTTATACTAAGTCTATTAACATTTTTCACGGTACTCTTCTTTGTATGGGAAAAAGTAAACCCAAAAGCAAAACTAGAAGAATTGAAAAAAAGAACGAATTCATGGTGGATAATATTCACAATATTCACGGTCACTATGTTCATTAATAAAGCTGTCGCTGTTTGTGGACTTGCATACTTAAGCTTTCTGGCACTAAGGGAATTAACATCTTCGCTGGATCTTCGCTTAAGTGATAGAAGGATGCTGCTTTGGTGCTATATAGCAATTCCGATACAATTCTACCTTGCCTATCAAAACAACTACGGACTTTTTATTATCTTCATTCCTGTAATAATTTTTCTTATTCTTCCATTTCGTGCAGTTATTACTGGAGATACTGTTAACGTAACTCGCTCATTTTCAATTATTCAATGGTCGCTAATGCTGACTGTGTTTAGCATTAGCCATATTGCATTCCTATTGAATAAATCTCCACTTCCTGGCTTTAGTGCAGGAAATGGAGGTCTACTACTTTATCTCATATTCTTAACTCAATTTAATGATGTTCTTCAATTTATCTGGGGAAAGACTCTGGGCAAGAAAAAAATACTTCCAAAAGTTAGCCCAAACAAAACTTGGGAAGGATTTCTAGGTGGTGTATTCTCAACAACAATTTTGGCCTATCTATTGAAATTTCTAACGCCTCTAAACTCACAACAAGCACTAATCATGGGCTTTATGATAGCAGTGACTGGCTTTTGTGGAGATGTCGTTGTTTCTTCAATAAAACGAGATTACGGAATAAAAGACATGGGAAATACAATTCCAGGACATGGTGGAATTATGGATAGAATAGATTCTTTAACTTATACATCACTTGTATTTATGCATTTGATACACTTTTTTTGCTGGGAGTAA